TTTAGATACCAAGCTAAACAGAAAGCCAAAAAAAACTTTCAATTTGTAACATAGCCATGCCCATTTCTAAGCCTTTTGTTGCTCTTGTTTTTCTCTCAATGATTCTTCTGGTTCAAGCTCATGAATTGGTATCTTAATTTCaacttttttttaaatatttatttagtttaatttgtTCCTTTATTTCATCCTTTACTGTTCAAAAATAACAATTGTTATATATaccatattattatattatatctatatttatatttatttatatttatatatctatgtaTCGTATGAAACATTTAAATCATAGCGTTACTATGATTACGCATGCATATATACGCATCGTATTGATCAATCAGAAATCACGGATTACCTCACTTTTGATCGGTTAATGCCAATTTCTTATTTCAATAAGCATTTGCTAATTAAGTACGAGGTATAAATTAAATTAATCGGTTGTATTCATTTCAAAATATATTGATTGGTTTAAGTAAAAAAATCTTATTCTAAAAAGAGTAGAAACTACTCCGTATGTCTTATAAAAAGTGTACGTATCAACTATTTTTTATACTATAAAAAGGTTAAAAATTGAAATAAGCTTTTAAAAAACTCAAAATGTGAAATATGTTTCAACAAGCTAGTTTAATAAAAAACTGAAACTGTATCTAACTTTTTTTCTCATAAATATGAAATTAACAAAATAAATTTAAAAACGTACTCCGTATTCATTAATTATTTGTTTACACAAGTACATTTGTGAATATTCGTTTAAATGTGTATTTTCAAATATTTAACTTTTGTTTTTTACTCCATCCGTCCCATAATAGGGAGTAAGTGTTTTGTTTGACTTTCATGATCTTACTTTTAAAATGTCGATTTCAACTATTTTTGTTTAATAtgcaatatttgatgaaaattatatgaatataTTCGGTTTTAAAAGGTGTTTTCATTtacataattttcatcaaatatcacgtaacacaaacaaaaatatttaaagtcaaaaaaATATGACCTTGAAAAACGAAACATGACACTTATTATTGAATaggattaatataatatataatattaatattaatataatatgaaCATCAAATTAAATTTATATGTAGTTAGTTAATCTATCTACACTCAATATTATATTGGATAGATTTACATGTTTTTATGTAGTTAGTTATAGTTCACCTTTATTGTGTTTTACAGGTGAACGAAACTGATGAAACAAGCCTCAAGTCTTCCAAAATCAGTACGTGACATACTTCATTTCTACATAGATTCTGTTTATTGAATATTCATTAGACTTTGTGAAGTTTTAGTTTATGAAATTCAATATATTATTGAAATTATGTAACATATTCATTAAATGTTTGTGTTCAGATTGCGGTTCAGCATGTAAGGCAAGGTGCAGGTTATCATCGAGGCCAAATTTGTGCCACAGGGCATGTGGGACTTGTTGCGCACGTTGCAGCTGTGTGCCACCTGGCACTTCCGGTAACCAAAAGGTTTGCCCTTGTTACTACAACATGACTACTCAAGGTGGCAGAAGAAAGTGTCCTTAAAAGGCATCTTTAATTTTACGTAATTACGTACATGATCACATAACGTATTGTATTGTACTGTATTACTACGTATATTTTTTCATCATGGGTATTGAGTGATTGTACTTTGTTATATTCATGTGTATTATCGACGTGTAATAAGGTCAAATTCAGATGATTGGATTGATGTAACTATGATTTGTATTTGTATGGTTTTCTTTTGGATGTAACATGATCATTGATGTGGCTGAAACCATCTTTGCTTGTTGAGATGGGGGAAAACGACATCATATAATTATTTATGAAATTTCTATATGTGAATGATAGTTGTGACATAGGGCTAAAACAAACTCTAGCTGTATACATTCTACAAAACAATAATAGAAAGAAAGATCAATAAGATTATGGGATATGGATTTGCACCTTTATGACTTTAAGATTTTATTTTGTATTTATACGTATCTTTTTCTTTACGAAAGGTCGAATTTAGTAAAAAAATCGTTTTTATTTTCTATACAGACGATCGACTGATCTAGTTTAATAGAAAAACTCATCCATTAGATCCCTTATATTGCTCTATGATTACATCAATAATAAAGAATCAGTTAGCTCGTGTTGTCGTGACAAAACTTGGTTAATACTTGTATTTATTGGGGTTTTTTTTTGGGATAATTAATTATTTTGCTATTATGATACTAAAGTAAAGTAAATATAACATGATATAAAATCTATCACTAATTAGGTATACATTCATTTACATGTATGTacatatacatgtacgtatatataAACATACTAATACTAACTACGTATGATTCGAGTCATGTAATTTGTAGCGATTAGTGACAATTTTAAAAGGCTCATTCGAATTCAAGTTAAAACCAAAGGTCTAGTTATATCTATGTCCAAACTTCAAAGCAAGTACATGTCAACACAACTTGGGCCCACTTAGCTCATTATTATCGGTCCATTAGTTGGGCCTGCACCCATTTCTCATATCTTTAGGTATTTTAATGTTTTCATCAGCATGTTTTAGCAAGGAATTATCACCAAAATGCCTTTTTTTTTTaagcttgttgactgacagccctaaaaaaaaaagtttgacaatttgccctcgcaaggcgcaagacagcttgcgtccttgcgaccttgcgaccttgcgtctttgcgtctttgCGACGTTGCGACCTTGCGTGTAGCTGTAAAAGAACTAGTTAAATGATCAGTTTGCGTTCACTGTTCCCACACACATACGCAAACTCCTCTCTGGTGCCCTTTCGCTCGTCATTCGCAAGATCCAAACACTCGCAAATCACtcgcaaaatcttcatcatcatcctcacgtcatcctcctcacatcttcatcgttactagatcttcttcatccttccatcttcgatcttcccgagtacaagcgagcttctacgccaccaacatcatcgaatcaccatcatcgttcactatgtctcaagaacaGGTTAGATTTCTTAGATCTATGTTATATTATTCGATCTACTTCATAGTGCTTAGATTTATGTGCTAAAACAAAGTTTTTGCACTCTTTGCACGCCAAGTGTTCGAAAAAATGTGTCAACGAAATTtgtttgtattttgtgtttttgATTGTATATTATTGAGATTGCGTACGATACCCAGGAATTTTTGCTAGATTCAAGTTGTGTAACTCTGTTGCTATGTAGACGCAAGacaatccttgcgtccttgcgtatgcctCACAATGTACGCAAGGTGATATTTGCGACCTTACGTTTGCTATAATTTTACCTTTGCATGTGCACGCAAGGTaacccttgcgtccttgcgtcttgatcATAAgttacgcaaggttaaccttgcatcCTTGCGTCTTGCACATCTgttacgcaaggttaaccttgcgtccttgcggccTTGTACGCAATCTCTGTCTTGCTTGCTTGCGTCTATGTGATTTTCTTCTGTTGTTCTTCTGACTTTTACAGGGCTATGTGGAAGGTAAATTGACCATGAAGAATATGTTGACCGTGATTCCTCAGGTCAAGAAAATGTTGACTGAGAGACAAGAAAAATTATTTAGAAGTACATGCTTTGGTCCCTGGTTAGATCTTTCATACACGGGTAATGATCCTGGCCTAGTACATGCCATGCTCCAACGGAAATGTGAGCGTTCAGAAAAATTAGATGCTAGTAAGTACCCTGAAGAGCAACAAGATATATGGTTTCATTTTTCTCCTAATTTTATGATTAGATTTGGTCGGCGTGAATTTTGTTTAGTCACCGGCTTTATGTTTGGTAGCCagacggacatggcacattacatccctcgAAATTATGAATCTAAGACCGCACCCATTAGACGACGTTATTTTCCAGAACGTCCCGATGCCAGCAACATTTTGGTTAGTGATATACAAAACATCCTTATCAAAAAACAAGGTGATGTAAAGGTTCCCAAGGTTAGTGACGATGATATTGTTCGACTAGCTATAATTTTGATCGTAGAGAGAGCGTTTATGGGGAAGCAGGGGCAACATGTGGTTAGTAAACAGTTTctatggttggttgaagatttcaatAAAGTGAACGtgtacccatgggggtctcgtatttgggatgctacttactcagcggtgagcgaaggttttgaggttcgagaaagccaattagagagtgggGGTGGAAAGGCTTACACATTGGCTGgttttatgtgggcatttaagatttggatcctcgaggcataccgtcgtaccattaagagttttgcaaccaaaactgataaggatggagtaccaagagcattattttggaagcgttcatctgctgaaacctttacagTGTCTGACTACCTAAAACTTCTACATATAATGGTTAGTTAATATCTCCAAGAGCTTTTTATATAGTGTATATACAGCAGTTTCTGTTTTAACAGAGCAGTTTTATGTGTCGCATGAGGACGCAAgatacaccttgcgtccttgcgtgtgtcgcAAGGATATCcttgtgaaaggatccgaaactaatcatccggacatcgtccatatagattaaaaacgaattacaatagttgataacatcgcgaggtacttgacctctatatgatacattttacaaacgttgcatttatttcttaaaggcaatctattattacatcgagagttgacatattagcctaacattttataacaaccaaatgatctaatctgccattttcataacaatagtctttaatgaacttcaatgactcgaatgcaacgtccttgtatcatagcttaaatggtcccaagtagtatccttaacatgagctaatgcacagcggaagacttaattcgtacctgagaataacatgctttaaaacgtcaacataaagttggtgagatatataggtttgatgctagcagcgttataacaatggaccacaagatttcgtatataatcatttcaataaaaatattctaagtggttgagcacttggtaaccatacttaacatttaatcacgtcgcatattccctttattatgaaatcttactacaccgtaccaaggtgtagtcacgaaacgaagtactgtgcaaccgttgaatactggtcgtccagtccggttggggttgtcaggcccgatagatctatcaacaggattcgcgtttacaataccgctgtaaatattagttaccaagctacagggaagtatgccagtggtacaactcaacgtagaatatatttttcagttacttgtgtccatagcgtaaaacataaaatacatgtattctcatcccgaaatatttagagtttaaaagtgggactatatactcactgttgtctcgaagatatatatatttttgacttggtcttccggttgatatcacgaacctatccatatataatatatcaatatattttcattttaaacaaacatctcgtatatatatttataatacttttaatactttgaataattccttagtccgtagttagcgtttcgatgttagtaattcaattttaatggttcatttttagatgtttaatatacccgcaataaataaacccccaacgaaataaataaaactcccataaaaccccatcgtatatgtgttggtcgagattaatcttgacccatggtaccggtgttgtcaaatgacgtgttgcgtacataaagtaccggtgttgtcaaatgacgtgttgcgtacaatcatgggatcttatgattaatcttctcgtgttgtttacgggtgatcctgaaccatatgaaattgaattatgagtacatatatataaaatatcatgttatcttagaaatatgtgatttatatctttttttccaattgatcccgtagttgaaatgatctaggataaccaattttgtttcggtcatagtttcttcgttacaagtccgttttcgttgattcaaattgccatcttcttggatcgagttcttctttaagactatgaactgtaaataccttggtttgtattcaaaatcatacggcataagtgaaacattagtgaaacatatgaagttaaacattttgttacaaaaaaaaaatcatttaatgaccatttttctaaaaatacttatactttgaaaaaccaagttttaccttattaaattagcatatatttaagttatattacaggtcttgaagtattttaaaagttaagttagaaggatctatttagtttgcaaacaagtttgaaaacattcaaactatgttcttgttgttaaacttttgtaccacaaaataagatagctatatatatatgaatcgaacaaggttatgaacatagattctacctcaagttccttggataagtttgctgtaaaagaggagtaagaagctagaatcaaaagggtgatagaagtggatgaaagattggaagtaagttggtgttcttggaaggttttcttgaagtgtttttgtatggttttcttatggtgtttatgtaaggtttttgaggctagatcttcttagaactttactgaattgttgaaggtgtttaagggttataagtgtgtgtgttttagctaggagattgaagtagtaaatgaatcaaaatgatgatacatatatactcctaaaaatgtgatctttaaggataacatgacaaaattttagtttgtaatcttatgtatttgtcaaacaataatacaaaagcaattaccttatacctagggtagtaacaagggctggttaggtggtgatttgatgtgtatataccaatagtaaatacgtatagaagataggtatgatacgagtacaaatactctagatatacgtatagaaattttgtgaaaaatggaatgaggattcaaatatagctatcttttgtgaatacacttatatgattttatgtatttaagtcttaaaagtgagtaaatacattacttatacgatatatgtataaacattataagtcttaagtatttatgtcaaataacgttacgtatagttatcgttttgaaaacttaagttagtagtttcaaaatatacttataacttatagtttttgatacaaaataagatattaaaacattcattaatcatgttaaatatgtatatatacatatatatacgcaaacgtataattatcatatattgtatagttcgtgatatcgtcggtcaaactagacggtcaaacgttgtgtaaaactcttttcggaaatataaatctcgacaatttggattacttatcatgttggtaagttttaatttatgtaaatattaatcttataagtatagaacgatcgaaaaaaaatgcgggtcaactttagggtttttgcttatcgtgtcggaaccatatagaaattagagtttaaatttggtcggaaatttccgggtcgttacagtacccatccgttaaagaaatttcgtcctcgaaatttggtagaggttgtcataaataaccataggaatgttttcatgacgaatatgaggtaataatgaaattttatcattattgaaagatttagataaaacgatttggttatgtgagacgcacgagcgaagctatcacaaaaaaaaaatgaaatgagtaaatatggaatcgtttttaatcgatgacgtggtttagaattgatttccgggatttaagggatttaggaaaaatcttacgtaataagatttggttattcggcgatcagaatcttctttgatttaatgcggtaatctgtttcgatttctctgtcggatatttcactataaatccaccccttcgtttccttatttttcacaactcgcatcttctactctttctccttaattcctactttaaggtatcctttgaaatgcttcatcccgttctgatttttgttatacttctaacttttatatctttcattcttctcttccatctaccgccagaagaatctattcacttttatgattttcttggaattataatgtttctaattctcccgtgtctttacgtcgccatacgtattgatatacatggtttgtagtttctgggtggttgttgggtttgatatctttccttatacttcgatgctcctgcttctgttttccataatcattgtcatccatagttaatattctctcctatttgctgtgatctataccccaatttctattttgggactttgtcccttcgtttcttcttcccgtccttgagtcaagcgatcaatagttcggaattcgtaggtataaaatttggaatgaacctagctattggttttagaataaaattgtaatggcacgatcttgattcgttaaattactcgaatattccggaaaaatagaactatcaaggtgatacgttctaatatgtttggagacttgatagaatgtaagagccgtgtaacatggcacatgatgacggtactgtgaatcatcacattccattagaaacttaacatgacttactgtaatataatgaagttgatcaagtttcattatattatactaattcatgtatcagttcccaacactacttcaaaacattcctattttaaacttgaaggttttagaacttagaaactaacacagtttcttttatattgtaacgcagatattacggagaaatacatgattttggataagaacagttgtgagaatatctccagaaatatggaggatatgtataacaaaagatatgaagatatcttataatatctaagataagatgatgatgaagaatatcatcgggaaaggtttaggataaggggtaggtttttttttttttttttttttttactaatggtttcagcaagcactgaatcgtttgaatcttttgaaagcagattcagttcttgtgatttatctacatcctccttcatactttgctcaatccgttttccagttccaactctcctctttttctaagctttaccaatacaatgtacttcatcattaaacttttgactgttaaagtcgtttacagttttttttttttttttttttttttttttttctgcttcttcagcatttcaagaactacttcatagtccaggatgtttttcagaacttcacattcgaaaaatgtaattcttagggatagtcgttctcggtataactgggagaatttctacgagattttcaaaatactgattgcgggtttcgccaaagagataacgagttgctggtacgtctgctgatgatgttgtgaaaaaggttctccgataacaacgtcgaaaggacaaagtataaatatcgagattataataggagtagtctcactgagaagtcgaagtggagctgtgacaaaattagcttcttgaaaaggaatcgtatgattgtttttgataatgaatgataaggaattcgacgcggatacgttttaactataacttcggtttcgaaaatttttcaggtgcatcactgtatgcataaatctttcttccgtaaacgaggtgcggctggttcaacttctcgatcgaggtgttttcaagaatcatgaaaagatttgaatgaggattataattgtcgaagtacaaatgaggtttaggatgaaatcaagtggcaaaattgaagaattgtttagtttcatatgttataatcaacattttatttcattttaattgtccaatgtttcttctttatgccacttgttggatttggataggtaaaaaaaaattcaaatatgaaatttaaatggaaatggttattctggggtgaacggatacgtatatcgatggttgtaagtaaaataacaaatgaccgttgaatcagattcaagaatgtacaatataacttattaatgtgaattctaaatattcctcgggtactacccacccgttaaaatattttcatcattattagtttgtacgaaggaatttttaattactatctttatgaaaatatacttacatatatattttcttcagagataatcatagatttaatgagtcaataagataataaactcatttgatttatcgttaattctagattacataatctctaagactttagaaattacataatcgtcatacgatacgtaaagcgaagataatcgatgtagaacgatatatagaacgaagatcatactcgaagtacagatattgagtcgtgtgatgttgatattcgagagacagattgtgatgttgagattttgggggtgacaagagtactgtcggcgttgatgatggtggtatagattatgctgctggtgctgctgctggtgtttgtaaccttcgcaccgtattttctaaagccactacccgagcgcgaagctcgttgacttcttctattataccgggatgattgacggttggaacgagcgaatgaacaagattcgaaatatgggatagtatgtaatcatgacgagatactctagaaatgagcgagaaaatggtgtttcgaataggttcaccggtaagtgcttcaggttcatcgttaagaggacaatttggtggatggaatggatcaccttcttcttgcctccagagatttagtatattacgaacccatccccaattcatccaaaatagatgatgggaaattggttgatccattccggtgacgctgttctcggagctcgaatggaaatccatatcggcgtagctatcgaagtcggaggaattcgaactggatgaagaatccatcttgtatagtcggagaagtgaatttttggtttggaatagattataggagttgggtttggtactcttcaatacataatttacatatgtatatataatatcaaaatcccatgaattacggagaatctttgaaatacgtcaggcaatgtctatagtaacagatacgctaagatatgaattttgtctatacactatcgatgcactaaatgcagtaagacgtgtctagacttaagaatgataagcaggcagttccctaaggatgataagcagatgatttccgactaggattgataagcaaaacttttgacaggcagacacggtcaaagtccagactcacttaatgtatcctaacaactactagttagacacactaatgcaaggcctggttcgctaagaccaacgctctgataccaactgaaaggatccgaaactaatcatccggacatcgtccatatagattaaaaacgaattacaatagttgataacatcgcgaggtacttgacctctatatgatacattttacaaacgttgcatttatttcttaaaggcaatctattattacatcgagagttgacatattagcctaacattttataacaaccaaatgatctaatctgccattttcataacaatagtctttaatgaacttcaatgactcgaatgcaacgtccttgtatcatagcttaaat
The window above is part of the Rutidosis leptorrhynchoides isolate AG116_Rl617_1_P2 chromosome 1, CSIRO_AGI_Rlap_v1, whole genome shotgun sequence genome. Proteins encoded here:
- the LOC139858088 gene encoding snakin-2-like — its product is MPISKPFVALVFLSMILLVQAHELVNETDETSLKSSKINCGSACKARCRLSSRPNLCHRACGTCCARCSCVPPGTSGNQKVCPCYYNMTTQGGRRKCP